One Pseudomonas sp. AN-1 genomic region harbors:
- a CDS encoding DUF2933 domain-containing protein, translating into MHPGHAPGEPSRSFWRSKPGIVLGMLAVIALFYLAREHYAHAAGLLPYLILLLCPLMHLFGHSHSGHTHRSAQRDDPERKRN; encoded by the coding sequence ATGCATCCAGGCCACGCCCCGGGCGAACCGTCCCGCTCATTCTGGCGCAGCAAGCCCGGCATCGTGCTGGGCATGCTCGCCGTCATCGCCCTGTTCTACCTGGCGCGCGAACACTACGCCCACGCCGCCGGGCTGCTGCCCTACCTGATCCTGCTGCTCTGCCCGCTGATGCACCTGTTCGGCCACTCCCACAGTGGCCACACCCATCGCTCCGCGCAGCGTGACGATCCGGAGCGGAAAAGGAACTAG
- a CDS encoding heavy-metal-associated domain-containing protein produces the protein MSSIELNVQDMTCGSCVKHVTQALSPLPGVEAVEVDLQAGRVLVSGSADGAALIAALDDAGYPAQLAGPASAPAAAKTGGCGVGCGCHG, from the coding sequence ATGAGCAGCATCGAACTGAACGTCCAGGACATGACCTGTGGTTCCTGCGTCAAGCACGTCACCCAGGCCCTGAGCCCGCTGCCCGGTGTCGAGGCGGTGGAAGTCGACCTGCAGGCCGGTCGCGTGCTCGTCAGCGGCAGCGCCGACGGCGCCGCCCTGATCGCCGCCCTGGATGACGCCGGCTACCCGGCGCAACTGGCCGGCCCGGCCAGCGCACCGGCAGCCGCCAAGACCGGCGGCTGCGGCGTCGGTTGCGGCTGTCACGGTTAA
- a CDS encoding DUF411 domain-containing protein: protein MHAKLRIATLAALLMSGAVQAADALTIDVHRDANCGCCKDWIKHLEANGFSVRDHVEPDMSAVKQRLGVAPRLASCHTGVIDGKFVEGHVPAAQILELRQRPDLLGLAVPGMPAGSPGMEYGDRRDAYQVIGLTRDGTDEVVADYPAK from the coding sequence ATGCACGCCAAACTGCGTATCGCCACCCTCGCCGCCCTGCTGATGAGCGGCGCCGTCCAGGCCGCCGACGCCCTGACCATCGACGTCCACCGCGACGCCAACTGCGGCTGCTGCAAGGACTGGATCAAGCACCTGGAGGCCAACGGCTTCAGCGTGCGCGACCACGTCGAGCCGGACATGAGCGCGGTCAAGCAGCGCCTCGGCGTGGCGCCGCGGCTGGCCTCATGCCATACGGGGGTGATCGACGGCAAGTTCGTCGAGGGCCACGTGCCGGCGGCGCAGATCCTCGAACTGCGCCAGCGCCCCGACCTGCTCGGCCTCGCCGTGCCGGGCATGCCGGCCGGTTCGCCGGGCATGGAATACGGCGACCGCCGGGACGCCTACCAGGTGATCGGCCTGACCAGGGACGGCACCGACGAGGTGGTGGCCGACTACCCGGCCAAGTGA
- a CDS encoding heavy metal response regulator transcription factor, protein MKILVAEDDPKIGAYLRQGLSEAGFAVDRVADGSEALHRALGERYDLLILDVMMPGLDGWEVLRRLRGAGQGEPVLFLTARDGIEDRVRGLELGADDYLVKPFAFAELLARVRTLLRRGQASAAPTRLQVADLEVDLLKRRASRAGQRIDLTAKEFALLELLLRRQGEVLPKSLIASQVWDMNFDSDTNVIEVAIRRLRAKIDDGFEPKLIHTVRGMGYVLDLSE, encoded by the coding sequence ATGAAGATCCTGGTGGCCGAGGACGATCCGAAGATCGGTGCCTACCTGCGGCAGGGCCTGAGCGAGGCGGGGTTCGCCGTCGACCGGGTCGCGGATGGGAGCGAAGCGCTGCACCGTGCCCTCGGCGAGCGCTACGACCTGCTGATCCTCGACGTGATGATGCCCGGCCTCGACGGCTGGGAGGTGCTGCGCCGCCTGCGCGGCGCCGGGCAGGGCGAGCCGGTGCTGTTTCTCACCGCGCGCGACGGCATCGAGGACCGGGTCAGGGGGCTGGAGCTGGGCGCCGACGACTACCTGGTCAAGCCGTTCGCCTTCGCCGAGCTGCTGGCGCGGGTGCGCACCCTGCTGCGCCGCGGCCAGGCCAGTGCGGCGCCGACCCGCCTGCAGGTCGCCGACCTGGAGGTGGACCTGCTCAAGCGCCGCGCCAGCCGCGCGGGCCAGCGCATCGACCTGACCGCCAAGGAGTTCGCCCTGCTCGAACTGCTGCTGCGCCGCCAGGGGGAGGTGCTGCCCAAGTCGCTGATCGCCTCGCAGGTGTGGGACATGAACTTCGACAGCGACACCAACGTCATCGAGGTGGCCATCCGCCGCCTGCGCGCCAAGATCGACGACGGCTTCGAGCCGAAGCTGATTCACACCGTGCGCGGCATGGGCTACGTGCTGGACCTGTCCGAGTGA
- a CDS encoding NUDIX hydrolase has product MNSAEILASVDIVALRLGGEGLEVLLRRRPDSDEIPYPGKWALPGVLINGLESDRTLEDAVERALTFRAHIEPAHLEQVGTEGNDVRDPRGWSITIFYLALLAPQTTLQEADLRFVPLGQILDGSFPLPFDHAQLVHRVAERLASKSVYTALPLYLLGPRFTVGEALTAFEACLGQAVQHTTLRGRLEKMKSQGWIRDTGEKNQPPMGRPQVIYEHCPPKGEVFVFDRSLLA; this is encoded by the coding sequence ATGAACTCGGCGGAAATTCTGGCCAGCGTGGACATAGTGGCGCTGCGCCTGGGCGGGGAGGGGCTGGAGGTGCTGCTCAGGCGGCGCCCCGACAGCGACGAGATTCCCTACCCGGGCAAATGGGCGCTGCCGGGCGTGCTGATCAACGGCCTCGAGAGCGACCGCACCCTCGAGGACGCGGTGGAGCGCGCGTTGACCTTCAGGGCGCACATCGAGCCGGCGCATCTGGAGCAGGTCGGCACCGAGGGCAACGACGTGCGCGACCCGCGCGGCTGGTCGATCACCATCTTCTACCTGGCGCTGCTGGCGCCGCAGACCACGCTCCAGGAGGCCGACCTGCGCTTCGTGCCGCTCGGGCAGATCCTCGACGGCAGCTTCCCTTTGCCGTTCGACCACGCCCAGCTGGTACACCGGGTGGCCGAGCGGCTGGCCAGCAAGTCGGTGTACACCGCGCTGCCGCTGTACCTGCTCGGCCCACGCTTCACCGTCGGCGAGGCGCTGACCGCCTTCGAGGCCTGCCTCGGCCAGGCGGTGCAGCACACCACCCTGCGCGGGCGGCTGGAGAAGATGAAGAGCCAGGGCTGGATCCGCGACACCGGCGAGAAGAACCAGCCGCCCATGGGCCGGCCGCAGGTCATCTACGAGCACTGCCCGCCGAAGGGCGAGGTGTTCGTCTTTGACCGCAGCCTGCTGGCCTGA
- a CDS encoding copper-transporting P-type ATPase: MHPEVRQIGPGTCPKCGMALEPVIPELEEEENPELKDFRRRFWWSLPLTVVVTVLAMAGHQLMLFHGATQNWVELALATPVVLWAGWPFYVRGVKSVLNRSPNMWTLIGLGTAAAWLYSVAATLAPGVFPANFVMDGRIGVYFEAAAVIISLTLLGQILELKARSQTSAAIKALLGLAPKTARRINADGSEEDIPLSHVHSGDKLRVRPGEKVPVDGRVLEGESAVDESMLTGEPLPVTKRAGDTLIGATLNRHGSLVMEAQKVGSATMLAQIVQMVAQAQRSKAPLQRLADVIAGYFVLVVIAIAVLTFLGWGLWGPQPSWVFGLINAVAVLIIACPCALGLATPMSVMVATGKAATSGVLFRDAAAIEHLRRIDTLIVDKTGTLTEGRPAFHSALAAPGFSDDEVLRLAASLDQGSEHPLAHAIVEQARAQGLALSTPQTFESASGIGVRGQVDGRPLLLGNTTLLEDAGVTTAPLQPQAEALRGEGASIMYLAVDGALAGLLAVADPIKPTSKLAVERLQAAGVNVIMATGDGLTTARSVARQLGIEEVHGEVKPQDKERLAARLQQEGRRVAMAGDGINDAPALARADVGIAMGTGTDVAMSSAQITLVKGDLLGILRARSLSVATVKNMHQNLTFAFLYNAMGIPLAAGLFYPLTGHLLSPLIAALAMSVSSASVVFNALRLRQARID; the protein is encoded by the coding sequence ATGCACCCGGAGGTGCGCCAGATCGGTCCAGGCACCTGCCCCAAGTGCGGCATGGCCCTGGAGCCGGTGATCCCCGAGCTGGAAGAGGAGGAAAACCCCGAGCTCAAGGACTTCCGCCGGCGCTTCTGGTGGAGCCTGCCGCTGACCGTGGTCGTCACCGTGCTGGCGATGGCCGGCCACCAGCTGATGCTGTTCCATGGCGCTACGCAGAACTGGGTGGAGCTGGCACTGGCCACCCCGGTGGTGCTGTGGGCCGGCTGGCCGTTCTACGTGCGCGGCGTAAAGTCGGTGCTCAACCGCAGCCCCAACATGTGGACGCTGATCGGCCTGGGCACCGCCGCCGCCTGGCTGTACAGCGTCGCCGCCACCCTGGCACCCGGCGTGTTCCCGGCCAATTTCGTGATGGACGGGCGCATCGGCGTGTACTTCGAGGCCGCGGCGGTGATCATCTCGCTGACCCTGCTCGGCCAGATCCTCGAACTCAAGGCGCGCTCGCAGACCTCGGCGGCAATCAAGGCGCTGCTTGGGCTGGCGCCGAAGACCGCGCGGCGGATCAATGCCGACGGCTCGGAAGAAGACATCCCGCTGAGCCACGTACACAGCGGCGACAAGCTGCGCGTGCGCCCCGGCGAGAAGGTGCCGGTCGACGGCCGCGTGCTGGAAGGCGAAAGCGCAGTGGACGAGTCGATGCTGACCGGCGAACCGCTGCCGGTGACCAAGCGCGCCGGCGACACGCTGATCGGCGCCACCCTCAATCGCCACGGCAGCCTGGTGATGGAAGCCCAGAAGGTCGGCAGCGCGACCATGCTCGCGCAGATCGTGCAGATGGTCGCTCAGGCCCAGCGCTCCAAGGCGCCGCTGCAACGCCTGGCCGACGTGATCGCCGGGTATTTCGTGCTGGTGGTGATCGCCATCGCCGTGCTGACCTTCCTCGGCTGGGGCCTGTGGGGACCGCAGCCGAGCTGGGTGTTCGGCCTGATCAACGCGGTGGCGGTGCTGATCATCGCCTGCCCCTGCGCCCTCGGCCTGGCCACACCGATGTCGGTGATGGTCGCCACCGGCAAGGCCGCCACCAGCGGCGTGCTGTTCCGCGACGCCGCGGCCATCGAGCACCTGCGCCGGATCGACACCCTGATCGTCGACAAGACCGGTACCCTCACCGAGGGCCGCCCGGCCTTCCACAGCGCCCTCGCCGCCCCCGGCTTCAGCGACGACGAAGTGCTGCGCCTGGCCGCCAGCCTCGACCAGGGCAGCGAGCATCCGCTGGCCCATGCCATCGTCGAGCAGGCCCGCGCCCAGGGCTTGGCGCTGAGCACGCCGCAGACCTTCGAGTCCGCCTCCGGCATCGGCGTGCGCGGCCAGGTCGACGGCCGTCCCTTGCTGCTCGGCAACACCACATTGCTGGAGGACGCCGGCGTTACCACCGCGCCCCTGCAGCCCCAGGCCGAAGCGCTGCGCGGCGAGGGCGCCAGCATCATGTACCTGGCGGTGGACGGTGCGCTGGCGGGCCTGCTGGCGGTGGCCGACCCGATCAAGCCGACCTCCAAGCTGGCGGTCGAGCGTCTGCAGGCGGCTGGCGTGAACGTCATCATGGCCACCGGCGATGGCCTCACCACCGCCCGTTCGGTGGCCCGCCAGCTGGGCATCGAGGAAGTGCACGGCGAGGTCAAGCCGCAGGACAAGGAGCGCCTGGCCGCCCGCCTGCAACAGGAAGGCCGCCGCGTGGCGATGGCCGGCGACGGCATCAACGACGCCCCGGCGCTGGCCCGCGCCGACGTCGGCATCGCCATGGGCACCGGCACCGACGTGGCGATGAGCAGCGCCCAGATCACCCTGGTCAAGGGCGACCTGCTCGGCATCCTGCGTGCACGCAGCCTGTCGGTGGCCACGGTGAAGAACATGCACCAGAACCTGACCTTCGCCTTCCTCTACAACGCCATGGGCATCCCGCTGGCCGCCGGCCTGTTCTACCCGCTGACCGGCCACCTGCTGTCGCCGCTGATCGCCGCCCTGGCGATGAGCGTCAGCTCGGCCTCGGTGGTGTTCAACGCCCTGCGCCTGCGCCAGGCTCGGATCGACTGA
- a CDS encoding EAL domain-containing response regulator, which produces MRILVVDDDPFIRKLLVRQLKTLGYQQVLACEQAQAAVEHLERQPDGTDLILCDLQMPGMDGIEFIRHLVRLGYPGALVLVSGEDERILQSAERLARGHRLRVAGALYKPVSSEQLQRLLQALPGGDAPRTGEARSYGAEELANGIRAGQLVNHYQPKVDFASGQVSGVETLVRWQHPEDGLVYPDRFVTLAEEHGLIDALMLDVLRNALADARQWRARGIELQVAVNVSMDNLVGLDFPDLVEQEALAAGAPLTSLVLEVTESHLMKNRQAALDILTRLRLKRIGLSIDDFGTGHSSLVQLRDIPFNELKIDRSFVHGAWRDKSLDGILGASLEMARRLGMRTVAEGIEDRTDWDHLRGAGCDVAQGWFIAKAMPAERLPAWLEGWEARRSELA; this is translated from the coding sequence ATGAGAATCCTGGTGGTCGACGACGACCCGTTCATCCGCAAGCTGCTGGTCCGCCAGTTGAAGACCCTCGGCTACCAGCAGGTACTCGCCTGCGAGCAGGCCCAGGCCGCGGTCGAGCACCTGGAGCGGCAGCCCGACGGCACCGATCTGATTCTCTGCGACCTGCAGATGCCGGGGATGGACGGCATCGAGTTCATCCGCCACCTGGTGCGCCTGGGCTACCCCGGCGCCCTGGTGCTGGTCAGCGGCGAGGACGAGCGCATCCTGCAGAGCGCCGAGCGCCTGGCCCGCGGTCACCGCCTGCGGGTCGCGGGCGCGCTGTACAAGCCGGTCTCCAGCGAGCAGCTGCAGCGCCTCCTGCAGGCGTTGCCCGGCGGCGATGCCCCACGGACCGGCGAGGCGCGCAGCTACGGCGCCGAGGAGCTGGCCAACGGCATCCGCGCCGGCCAGTTGGTCAACCACTACCAGCCCAAGGTCGACTTCGCCAGCGGGCAGGTCAGCGGGGTCGAGACCCTGGTGCGCTGGCAGCACCCCGAGGACGGCCTGGTCTACCCAGACCGCTTCGTCACCCTCGCCGAGGAGCACGGCCTGATCGACGCGCTGATGCTCGACGTGCTGCGCAACGCCCTGGCCGATGCGCGGCAGTGGCGCGCCCGGGGCATCGAGCTGCAGGTGGCGGTCAACGTGTCGATGGACAATCTGGTGGGGCTGGACTTCCCCGACCTGGTCGAGCAGGAAGCTCTGGCCGCCGGCGCGCCGCTGACCAGCCTGGTGCTGGAAGTCACCGAGAGCCACCTGATGAAGAACCGCCAGGCCGCCCTCGACATCCTCACCCGCCTGCGCCTCAAGCGCATCGGCCTGTCGATCGACGACTTCGGCACCGGCCACTCCTCGCTGGTGCAGCTGCGCGACATACCCTTCAACGAGCTGAAGATCGACCGCAGCTTCGTGCACGGCGCCTGGCGCGACAAGTCGCTGGACGGCATTCTCGGCGCCAGCCTGGAGATGGCCCGCCGGCTGGGCATGCGCACGGTGGCCGAAGGCATCGAGGACCGCACCGACTGGGATCACCTGCGCGGCGCCGGCTGCGACGTCGCCCAGGGCTGGTTCATCGCCAAGGCGATGCCCGCCGAACGCCTGCCGGCCTGGCTGGAGGGCTGGGAGGCGCGGCGCAGCGAGCTGGCCTGA
- a CDS encoding CHASE domain-containing protein, producing MHATDHDTPTGASLFTPPGSWRHYLWKVLALTGLYLLAGIVGVLLSQSTGYASPIWPATGMATAGLLIWGWRCWPGVFLGDLLIDLSRDASLQGIGLASLTAAAATVQTLLCVWLVQRYLQGRWQVARDRRLVSILFAAGPLTCLIAPTLGSAVLVAGGRIASDDLFNEWLRWWAGDTLGVLLFAPLALLLWPGRRTLRGGEGNHRFALPLVVTLTLLIVGHLGLSQLEDLRARSEARTLMEVIGDSITQDVAETLLPLEGLAHFIAASPEVTREEFRKYTQSFVQRPAILWVDWAPRVDARQRAGFEAAVAASGFPGYRIVELDSRGRLQPAAERAEYFPVLYSEPLALGRTVLGLDHGSEPMRHTAMRQALDHGKSIASDRIRLVRSARQASLLFVPVHRLDAAAQQAPVGYVVGALDIQQLFAPLRRKAEDRQFALRISDVTAGMPRRILSNSLPAGAEPDWHRDVHASGRVWRLEMYPRLPLWRPGSTAEERLFLGFAVLTAFLATFATLGSAGRHALVSRVVAERTAQLAELNSQLQQRIEERGQALTDLHAKEAEIHAVLDHLLECVITIDSRGIVQSVNPAIEPLLGYRPEELVGRNISCLMASPLREHHDDYIARYLQTGERHIVGSSREVSGRHKDGQPIALELSVSEYRVHGQRFFIGTLRDIRELKALIASLTQAREEAEQASRAKSAFLATMSHEIRTPMNGVVGLIDVLTQDQLPPHQADLVRTIRESSGTLLGVIDDILDFSRIEAGRLEIEHAPLNLVELLDNLCDTLRPLAVTHGVRLDAEIAAGVPPWIRSDAMRLRQILFNLIGNAIKFSGGRDEQPGRVVVGVRPAADDPQRLLIDVTDNGIGIAAEHLGQLFQPFSQAESSTTRRFGGSGLGLAICRRLVELLGGEIAVASTPGHGTRFTVSLPLTLASAPQPAAEPAAPAAPVAGAPASRRLLVVEDDAVNRKVIRQQLALLGYDFTLASQGSEALSLWRQGGFDLILSDLHMPEMDGYQLARRIRAEEAGQRRIPILALTANAMRGEAARAVEAGMDEYLTKPIRLATLQTALARWLPQQARPAPADAGPGPDDQPLVDATVLAALVGTDREMIREILGDYAESLRSLAPQLLQAFARNDCDSIDAIAHRLKSSSRAVGAVRLGQLCTALEQAIKDSDSAALAHGMAEFHPLHHATAAWIDRLLKEGNPV from the coding sequence ATGCACGCGACAGACCACGACACCCCGACCGGTGCGTCACTCTTCACGCCTCCGGGCAGCTGGCGGCATTACCTCTGGAAGGTGCTCGCCCTCACCGGCCTCTACCTGCTGGCCGGCATCGTCGGCGTCCTGTTGAGCCAGTCCACCGGCTATGCCTCGCCGATCTGGCCGGCGACCGGCATGGCCACGGCGGGGCTGCTTATCTGGGGTTGGCGCTGCTGGCCCGGCGTGTTCCTCGGCGACCTGCTGATCGACCTGTCGCGCGACGCGTCGCTGCAAGGCATCGGCCTGGCCAGCCTCACCGCCGCAGCCGCGACCGTCCAGACGCTGCTCTGCGTCTGGCTGGTGCAGCGCTACCTGCAGGGACGCTGGCAGGTCGCCCGCGACCGCCGGCTGGTGTCCATCCTGTTCGCCGCCGGCCCGCTGACCTGCCTGATCGCGCCGACCCTGGGCAGCGCCGTGCTGGTCGCCGGCGGCAGGATCGCCAGCGACGACCTGTTCAACGAGTGGCTGCGCTGGTGGGCCGGCGACACCCTCGGCGTGCTGCTGTTCGCGCCGCTGGCGCTGCTGCTGTGGCCGGGCCGCCGGACCCTGCGCGGCGGCGAGGGCAACCACCGCTTCGCCCTGCCGCTGGTGGTCACCCTCACCCTGCTGATCGTCGGCCACCTCGGTCTGTCGCAACTGGAGGACCTGCGCGCCCGCAGCGAGGCGCGCACGCTGATGGAGGTGATCGGCGACAGCATCACCCAGGACGTCGCGGAAACCCTGCTGCCGCTGGAGGGCCTGGCGCACTTCATCGCCGCCAGCCCGGAGGTCACCCGCGAGGAGTTCCGCAAGTACACCCAGAGCTTCGTCCAGCGCCCCGCCATCCTCTGGGTGGACTGGGCGCCGCGGGTCGACGCCCGGCAGCGGGCCGGCTTCGAGGCCGCCGTCGCGGCCAGCGGCTTCCCCGGCTATCGCATCGTCGAGCTGGACAGCCGCGGCCGGCTGCAGCCGGCCGCCGAGCGCGCCGAATACTTTCCCGTCCTGTACAGCGAGCCGCTGGCGCTGGGGCGCACGGTGCTGGGCCTCGACCACGGCTCGGAGCCGATGCGCCACACGGCGATGAGGCAGGCCCTCGACCACGGCAAGTCCATCGCCTCCGACCGCATCCGGCTGGTCCGCAGCGCACGCCAGGCATCGCTGCTCTTCGTGCCGGTGCACAGGCTCGACGCCGCTGCGCAGCAGGCGCCGGTCGGCTACGTGGTCGGCGCCCTGGACATCCAGCAGCTGTTCGCCCCGCTGCGGCGCAAGGCGGAGGATCGCCAGTTCGCCCTGCGCATCTCGGACGTCACCGCCGGCATGCCCCGGCGCATCCTGAGCAACTCGCTGCCGGCCGGGGCCGAGCCCGACTGGCATCGCGACGTCCACGCCAGCGGACGCGTCTGGCGCCTGGAAATGTACCCGCGGCTCCCGCTGTGGCGGCCCGGTTCGACGGCGGAGGAGCGCCTGTTCCTCGGTTTCGCCGTGCTCACCGCCTTTCTCGCCACCTTCGCGACCCTGGGCAGTGCCGGACGGCATGCGCTGGTCTCGCGCGTGGTCGCCGAGCGCACCGCCCAGCTCGCCGAACTGAACAGCCAGTTGCAGCAGCGCATCGAGGAGCGCGGCCAGGCCCTGACCGACCTGCACGCCAAGGAGGCGGAGATCCACGCGGTGCTCGACCACCTGCTCGAGTGCGTGATCACCATCGACAGCCGCGGCATCGTGCAGAGCGTCAATCCGGCCATCGAACCGCTGCTCGGCTACCGTCCCGAGGAGCTGGTCGGTCGCAACATCTCCTGCCTGATGGCCTCGCCGTTGCGCGAGCACCACGACGACTACATCGCGCGCTATCTGCAGACCGGCGAGCGGCACATCGTCGGCTCCAGCCGCGAGGTCAGCGGCCGGCACAAGGACGGCCAGCCGATCGCCCTCGAACTCAGCGTCTCCGAGTACCGCGTGCACGGGCAGCGCTTCTTCATCGGCACCCTGCGCGACATCCGCGAGCTCAAGGCGCTGATCGCCAGCCTGACCCAGGCCCGCGAGGAGGCCGAACAGGCCAGCCGCGCCAAGTCGGCCTTCCTCGCCACCATGAGCCACGAGATCCGCACGCCGATGAACGGCGTGGTCGGCCTGATCGACGTGCTCACCCAGGACCAGCTGCCGCCCCACCAGGCCGACCTGGTCCGCACCATCCGCGAATCATCGGGCACCCTGCTGGGGGTGATCGACGACATCCTCGACTTCTCCAGGATCGAGGCCGGCCGGCTGGAGATCGAGCATGCGCCGCTGAACCTGGTCGAGCTGCTCGACAACCTGTGCGATACCCTGCGCCCGCTGGCCGTCACGCACGGGGTGCGTCTCGACGCGGAGATCGCCGCCGGGGTGCCGCCCTGGATCCGCTCCGACGCCATGCGCCTGCGGCAGATCCTCTTCAACCTGATCGGCAACGCCATCAAGTTCTCCGGAGGCCGCGACGAGCAGCCCGGCCGGGTCGTGGTGGGCGTGCGTCCGGCCGCGGACGACCCGCAGCGCCTGCTCATCGATGTGACGGACAACGGCATCGGCATCGCCGCCGAACATCTCGGCCAGCTGTTCCAGCCCTTCAGCCAGGCGGAGTCCTCGACCACCCGCCGCTTCGGCGGCAGTGGCCTGGGCCTGGCCATCTGCCGGCGCCTGGTCGAGCTGCTGGGCGGCGAGATCGCCGTCGCCAGCACCCCGGGGCACGGCACCCGCTTCACCGTCAGCCTGCCGCTGACCCTGGCCAGCGCGCCGCAGCCGGCCGCCGAGCCAGCGGCACCGGCCGCACCGGTCGCCGGGGCCCCCGCCAGCCGGCGCCTGCTGGTGGTCGAGGACGACGCGGTGAACCGCAAGGTCATCCGCCAGCAGCTCGCCCTGCTCGGCTACGACTTCACGCTGGCCAGCCAGGGCAGCGAGGCCCTGAGCCTGTGGCGCCAGGGCGGCTTCGACCTGATCCTCAGCGACCTGCACATGCCGGAAATGGACGGCTACCAGTTGGCCAGGCGGATCCGCGCCGAGGAAGCCGGCCAGCGCCGCATTCCGATCCTCGCGCTGACCGCCAACGCCATGCGCGGCGAAGCCGCACGGGCGGTGGAGGCCGGCATGGACGAGTACCTGACCAAGCCGATCCGCCTGGCCACCCTGCAGACCGCCCTGGCGCGCTGGCTGCCCCAGCAGGCCCGCCCGGCGCCGGCTGACGCCGGGCCGGGGCCGGACGACCAGCCGCTGGTCGACGCGACAGTCCTCGCGGCACTGGTCGGCACGGACCGCGAGATGATCCGCGAGATTCTCGGCGACTACGCCGAGTCGCTGCGCAGCCTGGCGCCGCAATTGCTGCAGGCCTTCGCCCGCAACGACTGCGACAGCATCGACGCCATCGCCCACCGCCTCAAGTCGTCGTCCCGCGCGGTCGGCGCGGTGCGCCTGGGCCAGCTGTGCACGGCACTCGAACAGGCCATCAAGGACAGCGACAGTGCCGCGCTGGCCCACGGCATGGCCGAGTTCCATCCCCTTCATCACGCCACGGCAGCATGGATCGACCGGTTGCTGAAAGAAGGCAACCCAGTCTGA